A region from the Chitinophaga sp. Cy-1792 genome encodes:
- a CDS encoding TfoX/Sxy family protein, translating to MAYDSKLADRVREYLSKIPGLKLEEKMMFGGLAFMINGKMCVNVSRDQLMCRFDPAMTEELSLRLGYEPMIMNGKEYKGYCYVDPIGFKRKDDFEFWLQCCLDFNSQAKSSKTKSTKKK from the coding sequence ATGGCTTACGATAGCAAGCTGGCAGATCGTGTCAGGGAATATTTAAGTAAGATCCCCGGGCTGAAGCTGGAGGAGAAGATGATGTTCGGAGGACTGGCCTTTATGATCAATGGCAAGATGTGTGTTAATGTTTCGAGAGACCAGCTGATGTGCCGGTTTGATCCTGCCATGACAGAAGAGCTGTCGCTCAGACTTGGTTATGAGCCCATGATCATGAACGGTAAGGAGTATAAAGGCTATTGCTATGTGGACCCGATCGGGTTTAAAAGAAAGGATGATTTTGAATTCTGGCTGCAGTGTTGTCTGGATTTTAATAGCCAGGCTAAATCTTCCAAAACGAAGAGTACAAAGAAAAAGTAA
- a CDS encoding Gfo/Idh/MocA family protein — protein sequence MNHNNSRRSFLKHAALATLATATPGLLMAAAKPYTRKIGPNEKVNIAFIGIGNRGGEIAQALYKTGLANVVALCDVDMGAPHTLEVMKMFPDVPRFQDFRQLFDKMGSKIDAVSIGVPDFSHFPITMMAIGLGKHVYVEKPMARTFNEVELMMKAARKNPKVVTQMGNQGHSEANYFQFKAWKDAGIIKDVTAITAHMNSPRRWHGWDPNITAFPPAEQAPATLDWNIWQMTTQGHSYNKDFVNGQWRCWFDFGMGALGDWGAHIIDTAHQFLDLGLPYEVDPVKLTGHNNFFYPMSSTLAFKFPKRGNMPALDITWYDGVDNLPPIPAGYGVQGLDPNIPPPSNGPIAPSKLNPGKIIYSKELTFKGGSHGSTLSIIPEEKAKEMAGKLPEVPQSPSNHFKNFLLACKGEEQTRSPFAIAGPLSQVFCLGVLAQWTGEKIQFDREKKIITNSKHANELLVGPPPRKGWEQYYKV from the coding sequence ATGAATCACAATAACTCAAGAAGGAGCTTTCTGAAGCATGCGGCGCTGGCCACCCTGGCCACTGCTACTCCCGGCCTGCTGATGGCCGCAGCGAAGCCATATACCCGCAAAATCGGGCCCAATGAAAAAGTAAATATCGCCTTCATCGGTATAGGTAACAGGGGTGGAGAGATCGCCCAGGCCCTTTATAAAACAGGGTTGGCAAACGTGGTGGCCCTCTGCGATGTAGATATGGGTGCACCGCATACCCTGGAAGTAATGAAAATGTTCCCGGACGTACCTCGGTTCCAGGACTTCCGCCAGCTATTCGATAAAATGGGTAGCAAAATAGATGCAGTATCTATTGGTGTACCTGATTTCTCCCATTTCCCGATTACTATGATGGCTATTGGTCTTGGTAAGCACGTATATGTGGAGAAGCCGATGGCACGTACCTTCAATGAGGTAGAGCTGATGATGAAGGCTGCCCGCAAAAATCCTAAAGTGGTGACCCAAATGGGTAACCAGGGACATTCTGAAGCCAATTATTTCCAGTTTAAAGCCTGGAAAGATGCTGGCATTATTAAAGATGTAACGGCTATCACCGCCCATATGAACTCACCGCGGCGCTGGCATGGCTGGGATCCAAATATTACCGCCTTCCCGCCTGCAGAACAGGCGCCTGCTACCCTCGACTGGAATATCTGGCAGATGACCACACAGGGACATTCCTATAACAAGGATTTTGTAAACGGGCAATGGCGCTGCTGGTTCGATTTCGGCATGGGCGCACTGGGCGACTGGGGCGCACATATCATTGATACGGCCCACCAGTTCCTGGATCTTGGCTTACCATACGAAGTTGATCCGGTGAAACTTACCGGCCATAATAATTTCTTCTATCCGATGTCGTCTACGCTGGCATTTAAATTCCCTAAAAGAGGAAATATGCCTGCCCTGGATATCACCTGGTACGACGGCGTAGACAACCTGCCGCCAATTCCTGCAGGTTACGGCGTACAGGGACTGGACCCTAATATTCCACCTCCAAGTAACGGACCTATCGCGCCATCCAAGCTGAATCCGGGTAAGATCATTTACAGCAAGGAACTGACGTTTAAAGGCGGCTCCCATGGCAGCACGCTGTCTATCATTCCGGAAGAGAAAGCAAAAGAAATGGCGGGTAAACTGCCGGAAGTGCCGCAGAGTCCTTCCAACCACTTTAAGAACTTCCTGCTGGCTTGTAAAGGAGAGGAGCAGACAAGATCTCCGTTTGCTATTGCAGGGCCACTCAGCCAGGTATTTTGTCTGGGTGTACTGGCGCAGTGGACAGGTGAGAAAATACAGTTCGATCGTGAGAAGAAAATCATTACCAATAGCAAGCATGCCAATGAACTGCTGGTTGGTCCTCCACCAAGGAAGGGCTGGGAGCAATACTATAAAGTTTAA
- a CDS encoding SDR family NAD(P)-dependent oxidoreductase: MSSSEIILITGANRGLGLETARQLLKKGFTVILSCRDSHKGNEALQQLQQEGLSPAFIPLDISDPKQVQAAYAWINNQYGQLDVLINNAAVTNVVNTHRSERESNTLLSGDVAEFKAIYDINVWGTLELTKAMLPLLMKSLQGRIINLSSELGSIQLQAATSSPVYHVKKFGYNSSKTLVNLITIYLQEALRETNISVYAVSPGWVKTEMGTAAAMLEIPEGAAIIVKAVTDKVGAGSFFTHHLQMIPW, translated from the coding sequence ATGTCCTCATCTGAAATTATACTTATTACCGGCGCCAATCGCGGACTCGGCCTGGAAACGGCCAGGCAACTACTTAAAAAAGGGTTTACTGTTATCCTCTCCTGCCGTGACAGCCATAAAGGAAATGAAGCCCTCCAACAACTACAACAGGAAGGACTAAGCCCCGCATTTATCCCCCTCGATATCAGTGATCCGAAACAGGTACAGGCAGCATATGCATGGATTAACAACCAGTACGGCCAACTGGATGTGCTGATTAATAATGCAGCTGTCACCAATGTTGTCAATACCCATAGATCAGAACGAGAGTCAAATACTCTTCTCAGCGGAGATGTAGCTGAATTCAAAGCTATTTATGATATTAATGTATGGGGAACCCTGGAGCTTACAAAAGCCATGCTGCCATTGTTGATGAAAAGCCTTCAGGGCCGTATCATTAATCTCAGCAGTGAACTTGGCAGCATTCAACTGCAGGCAGCAACTTCATCGCCTGTTTATCACGTAAAAAAGTTTGGGTATAACAGTTCAAAAACACTTGTCAATTTAATAACCATCTACCTGCAGGAAGCACTCCGCGAAACGAATATCTCCGTATATGCCGTTAGTCCCGGCTGGGTAAAAACAGAGATGGGCACTGCCGCTGCTATGCTGGAAATCCCGGAAGGAGCAGCTATCATTGTAAAAGCAGTTACTGATAAAGTAGGAGCAGGCAGCTTTTTTACACATCATCTGCAAATGATTCCATGGTGA
- a CDS encoding Crp/Fnr family transcriptional regulator, which translates to MQHISDFISSYTDIPADELEQIISCFSYQVIEKDTILLRKGQVADTISFIAAGCFRVYAITEKEQDITTWIVFENTVITEPTSFLTRQPSRYYIQSLERSEVYSITHEHLQQLYSDIPGFQEFGRKLMEKLLVSSMCRATFLLLDTPQERYDRLMKQEEYMQRISLKHLASYIGVTPTSLSRLRARIH; encoded by the coding sequence ATGCAGCATATCAGCGATTTTATTTCCAGCTACACCGATATCCCTGCAGACGAACTGGAGCAGATAATCTCCTGTTTTTCTTACCAGGTAATAGAAAAAGATACTATCCTCCTGCGGAAGGGGCAGGTTGCCGATACTATTTCCTTTATTGCCGCCGGCTGTTTTCGTGTATATGCAATAACAGAGAAAGAACAGGATATTACCACCTGGATTGTATTTGAAAACACGGTAATAACCGAACCCACCAGTTTCCTTACCCGGCAGCCTTCCAGGTATTATATTCAGTCGCTGGAAAGAAGTGAAGTATACAGCATTACCCACGAACATCTCCAGCAATTATACAGCGATATACCTGGGTTCCAGGAATTCGGTCGTAAATTGATGGAGAAGCTACTGGTCAGCAGCATGTGCAGGGCAACTTTCCTTTTACTGGACACGCCACAGGAGCGATATGACCGGCTAATGAAACAGGAGGAATACATGCAGCGCATCTCTCTGAAGCACCTGGCATCGTATATTGGCGTAACCCCTACTTCTTTAAGCAGACTACGTGCACGTATACACTAA
- a CDS encoding helix-turn-helix transcriptional regulator yields MNELIKIYKVDITEAQKIAGQINEPHIHRYEELLIGTQGQLEHFIDFETALIDAPFVCFITKGKTHRAKPKLKNGRCEIWVIRFQSEFIAGTTFQLYSSFHNNANFTMKTDNCFERMDVLCRLMYEEYSQPGYDFSVLRQLLMALFAIIESERNKQQLNTGESKRIQCATFRNFLQLLETHYKEAHDVSFYAEKLFMSVRNLNLICQAVLQQSLSEIIETRKLTEAKNLLMTSEMTVAEIGYELGFKEKTYFTHTFKRRTGQTPTAFRKKMEELIS; encoded by the coding sequence ATGAATGAGCTTATCAAGATTTATAAAGTAGATATTACGGAGGCACAAAAAATCGCGGGCCAGATTAATGAGCCGCATATACATCGTTATGAGGAGCTGCTAATAGGCACTCAGGGGCAACTTGAGCATTTTATAGACTTTGAAACCGCTCTGATAGATGCTCCCTTCGTATGCTTTATTACAAAGGGTAAGACGCACCGGGCCAAACCCAAACTTAAAAATGGCCGTTGTGAAATATGGGTTATCAGGTTTCAGAGCGAGTTTATTGCCGGTACTACCTTCCAGTTGTATTCTTCGTTCCATAATAATGCAAACTTCACCATGAAAACGGATAACTGTTTTGAGCGGATGGATGTTTTATGCAGATTAATGTATGAGGAATATAGCCAGCCGGGATATGATTTTTCTGTGCTGAGGCAGCTATTAATGGCGCTTTTTGCCATTATTGAGTCTGAGCGGAATAAGCAGCAACTGAATACCGGCGAATCCAAAAGAATCCAGTGTGCTACCTTCCGGAATTTCCTCCAGTTGCTGGAAACCCATTATAAGGAGGCCCATGATGTGAGTTTTTATGCAGAAAAGCTATTTATGAGTGTACGTAATCTCAACCTGATCTGCCAGGCGGTTCTGCAACAGAGCCTTTCGGAAATTATAGAGACGCGGAAGCTGACGGAAGCCAAAAATCTCCTCATGACCTCGGAAATGACGGTCGCAGAGATCGGCTATGAGCTGGGCTTTAAGGAAAAGACCTATTTTACCCATACTTTCAAAAGAAGGACAGGACAAACCCCCACGGCATTCAGAAAAAAGATGGAAGAGCTGATTTCCTAA
- a CDS encoding ABC transporter substrate-binding protein yields the protein MQKYQNETAELEALYALAREEQQTTKKQFLIWAGGDAPNQQDQLYHQFKNRFPGIDIEIIVDLSKYHDLKVYEQLNDGYLEADVVMLQTMNDFENWKKMEVLEAFKPAGFQHIREGYSDPDGYFMGAFIFAFLPQYAKEGVGFVPKTYQDFLTPIFKDKLVLTPPHDDDAVLYVFDHIIQKYGVKFLQELKKQNPVFVRGTAAPAALVGQKGFLGNIVGYPTYPDQPSQSFIPEDDFFITWPQRAAMFKLTENKAAARLFLAYLASYEFQSGRGSWSTRTDVTELGGLQPIQHYKNTDPLDFIKWMRNRNHIHELRSLFTEIFGKVEGESPLKDPSLMRVYYNTL from the coding sequence ATGCAAAAGTATCAAAACGAGACTGCCGAGCTGGAAGCACTGTATGCTTTAGCCAGAGAAGAACAGCAAACAACCAAAAAACAGTTTTTGATCTGGGCAGGTGGCGATGCCCCCAATCAGCAAGACCAGTTATACCACCAATTTAAAAACCGTTTTCCGGGAATTGATATTGAGATTATCGTCGATTTATCTAAATACCATGATTTAAAAGTTTACGAGCAACTCAATGATGGTTACCTGGAGGCAGATGTAGTGATGCTCCAGACGATGAATGATTTTGAGAACTGGAAGAAGATGGAAGTCCTGGAAGCGTTTAAGCCGGCCGGTTTTCAGCATATCAGGGAGGGATATTCAGATCCTGACGGATACTTTATGGGCGCCTTTATCTTCGCTTTTTTACCGCAATATGCAAAAGAAGGAGTGGGTTTTGTACCTAAAACCTATCAGGATTTTCTGACGCCGATTTTTAAAGATAAACTGGTATTAACCCCTCCGCATGACGATGATGCGGTGCTGTATGTCTTTGATCACATTATTCAGAAATACGGTGTAAAATTTCTGCAGGAACTGAAAAAGCAAAATCCGGTTTTTGTGCGTGGAACAGCTGCGCCGGCAGCTTTGGTAGGACAAAAAGGATTTTTAGGGAATATCGTCGGTTACCCGACCTACCCTGATCAGCCTTCACAATCATTTATCCCGGAAGATGATTTCTTTATCACCTGGCCACAAAGAGCGGCCATGTTTAAACTGACAGAGAACAAAGCCGCTGCCCGACTGTTTCTGGCATATCTGGCAAGTTATGAATTCCAATCCGGAAGGGGCTCCTGGTCTACCCGTACCGATGTTACGGAGCTGGGTGGCTTACAGCCAATTCAGCACTATAAAAATACAGATCCCCTTGACTTTATTAAATGGATGAGAAACCGCAATCACATCCATGAATTACGTTCCCTGTTCACGGAAATATTTGGAAAAGTAGAAGGGGAGTCGCCATTGAAAGATCCGAGCCTGATGAGGGTATATTACAATACGTTGTAA
- a CDS encoding phosphotransferase family protein codes for MSLQLSEVQAFLNKKLKNVGLVKHIADGWWSNAFYFSSQDKEYIIRFSKHQRDFRKDEFAFTHFNQPPRISIPAILEIGNYNDTIFYCISQFIEGITSDSAMEMAGPEDKLLLSKLTIRQLINIHQVDIGTSTGWGYINENGIGIFNSWQEFLLSFHNSKMNVTWQTLAEKSWLNAPLFEHLIKKMSAFFPYLPDQKYLLHGDFGFDNLLIGKDHCVTAVLDWAEMLYGDPLYDLIHLNEPWSYDSNPDYFGIWKELNGSHEMEINLKERLECYRIHYTLFHLHIHTVRGEEKEYRWIEDWAKNNL; via the coding sequence ATGAGCTTACAATTATCAGAAGTGCAGGCCTTTTTGAATAAAAAATTGAAAAATGTTGGTCTGGTTAAACATATTGCGGATGGTTGGTGGTCAAATGCATTCTATTTCAGCTCCCAGGATAAGGAGTATATAATCCGTTTCAGTAAGCATCAAAGGGATTTTAGAAAGGATGAATTTGCTTTTACTCACTTTAACCAGCCACCCCGTATTTCAATACCTGCTATTTTAGAAATAGGGAATTACAACGACACAATTTTTTATTGTATTTCGCAATTTATTGAAGGAATCACCTCTGACAGTGCAATGGAAATGGCTGGTCCGGAGGACAAACTGCTCTTGTCAAAACTTACTATCCGGCAATTGATTAATATCCATCAGGTAGATATAGGCACATCAACGGGATGGGGATATATAAATGAAAATGGTATCGGGATCTTCAATAGCTGGCAGGAATTTCTGTTGTCATTTCATAATAGCAAAATGAATGTTACCTGGCAAACTTTAGCAGAAAAATCATGGCTGAACGCTCCCCTCTTTGAACATCTAATTAAAAAAATGAGCGCCTTTTTTCCATATCTGCCGGATCAGAAATATTTGCTTCATGGTGATTTCGGATTTGACAACCTTTTAATAGGCAAAGACCATTGCGTTACAGCTGTACTGGATTGGGCGGAAATGTTATATGGAGATCCTCTTTACGATCTGATACACCTAAACGAGCCCTGGTCGTATGATTCGAATCCGGATTACTTCGGGATCTGGAAAGAACTGAACGGATCGCATGAAATGGAAATCAATTTAAAAGAGCGGTTGGAATGTTATCGGATTCATTATACATTATTTCATCTACATATTCATACTGTACGTGGTGAGGAAAAAGAGTACCGATGGATTGAAGACTGGGCAAAAAACAATCTTTAA
- a CDS encoding helix-turn-helix domain-containing protein — MSIKKEMPIAEKIKYIQDTLYVISGKWKLPILMSMYNGCKKFRDLERSVEGITTRMLSKELKELEANKLITRNVYDTYPITVEYTVTPYSYSLKPMVDEMIQWGIQHRKKVVGK, encoded by the coding sequence ATGTCTATTAAAAAGGAAATGCCCATAGCTGAAAAAATAAAGTACATCCAGGATACCCTGTATGTCATCAGTGGAAAATGGAAGCTACCTATCCTGATGTCAATGTATAATGGCTGCAAAAAGTTCCGGGACCTGGAACGCAGTGTAGAAGGGATCACCACCAGGATGTTATCCAAAGAATTAAAGGAGCTGGAAGCCAACAAACTTATTACCCGAAACGTATACGACACTTACCCCATAACAGTAGAGTATACAGTTACCCCCTATAGCTACAGCCTCAAACCCATGGTTGATGAAATGATCCAATGGGGAATTCAACATCGAAAAAAGGTCGTAGGTAAATGA
- a CDS encoding VOC family protein, whose amino-acid sequence MTTTIFKNGMIGIALLYCSQVWARQSGDGIAVVATANHVGLAVRDLDAEKAWYEKAFDMTVEQHFDLPAAKVRTVLLRAKNGLGIELIERQGASRPKDFSDPLDASATLGYGHWALTVGDVDTAFSRLIAVGASQVSAPGPAVQPGSRFAYVKDPEGNLIELIQLSPKK is encoded by the coding sequence ATGACAACAACAATTTTTAAAAATGGCATGATTGGAATAGCACTGTTATATTGCTCGCAGGTGTGGGCCCGGCAATCCGGTGATGGGATTGCTGTTGTAGCTACGGCAAATCATGTGGGTCTGGCTGTTCGTGATTTAGATGCTGAAAAGGCCTGGTATGAAAAAGCATTTGATATGACTGTAGAACAGCATTTCGATCTTCCTGCTGCAAAAGTGAGAACGGTCCTGTTGCGTGCGAAAAATGGCCTTGGAATTGAATTGATTGAACGCCAGGGCGCAAGCCGGCCCAAGGACTTCTCTGATCCGCTGGATGCCTCCGCTACTTTGGGGTATGGACATTGGGCACTGACGGTGGGGGATGTAGATACTGCTTTTAGCAGACTGATAGCAGTGGGTGCATCTCAGGTCTCGGCCCCTGGTCCTGCAGTACAACCTGGTTCCAGGTTCGCCTATGTGAAAGACCCTGAAGGCAACCTGATCGAACTTATTCAATTATCTCCTAAAAAGTAA
- a CDS encoding SDR family NAD(P)-dependent oxidoreductase, with the protein MLGKTVLITGASSGIGKYTAIALARQGATVILHGRDHGRVDQVRRQVLAECGHRNVDILIGDLSLMSDTVKMATDFRSRYDHLDVLINNAGAMMGREREETAEGLECTFAINLMGPWLLTNLLLDLLKESSSARIVNVSSSAHRQDARPDFNDLQSHRNYAPLTAYGNAKLYLILASQWLSRKLVEDKYQHITVNTLHPGAVATNFSRQSDLGFVLKGMMKLARRFFKTAEQGAETLIYLASAPEVQGITGHYFVDKKMAVVNKKYDSITNEQIVWDYCEHLTGVRY; encoded by the coding sequence ATGTTAGGTAAAACAGTCCTGATCACCGGAGCCAGTTCCGGTATCGGAAAATATACGGCTATTGCGTTGGCCAGGCAAGGTGCGACAGTCATCCTTCATGGAAGGGATCACGGACGGGTTGATCAGGTACGGCGCCAGGTCCTGGCTGAATGCGGTCATCGGAACGTTGATATATTGATTGGAGATTTGTCTCTGATGAGTGATACGGTGAAAATGGCCACAGACTTCAGGTCCCGGTACGACCACCTGGATGTGCTCATCAACAATGCCGGGGCCATGATGGGGAGGGAGCGCGAGGAGACTGCCGAAGGTCTGGAATGTACTTTTGCTATTAATTTGATGGGCCCCTGGCTGCTAACCAATCTGCTACTTGATTTGCTGAAAGAAAGCTCTTCGGCCCGGATAGTGAATGTATCTTCTTCTGCTCACCGCCAGGATGCCAGGCCGGATTTCAATGATTTGCAGAGCCATAGAAATTATGCGCCGTTAACTGCTTATGGCAACGCTAAACTATACCTGATCCTTGCTTCGCAATGGTTATCCAGGAAGCTGGTGGAGGATAAGTATCAGCATATAACGGTTAATACACTGCACCCGGGAGCGGTGGCGACCAATTTCTCCCGGCAAAGCGACCTGGGTTTCGTTCTTAAAGGGATGATGAAGCTGGCCCGCAGATTCTTTAAAACGGCCGAGCAAGGTGCTGAAACACTGATCTACCTGGCCAGTGCCCCGGAGGTTCAGGGGATTACCGGGCATTACTTCGTGGATAAGAAGATGGCTGTCGTGAACAAGAAATACGATTCGATTACAAATGAGCAGATCGTATGGGATTATTGCGAACATTTAACCGGTGTCCGGTACTAA
- a CDS encoding proline dehydrogenase family protein: MDHLLSIGSAALKKAALDERAKEFLLGNDVLFNVLKKAADRYIGGENMEETIAKVVQQNQQGFKCSIEFMGESTRNEQEAIQATDEFIKIAQEIRQQNLHSTVSLDLSHIGLAVSEELCFDNLMAICSQTAQHTTEVIISAEGTDRTDAIIKTYKRAVKEYPNVGITLQAYLYRSKEDFTELLKEPGRIRIVKGAFETAPHLSMPRGEQLDEVYLDYVAQLFTAGHLCSIATHHDKIQQRAKELIHQYNPDKSRYEFESLYGIQTPQLEKLKAEGYPTKLYFVYGKEWYLYLCNRLAEYPLNIFQALNDVVS, from the coding sequence ATGGACCACTTATTAAGTATAGGCTCGGCAGCGCTGAAAAAAGCTGCGTTAGATGAACGTGCCAAGGAATTTCTGTTAGGGAATGACGTCTTATTTAATGTATTGAAAAAAGCAGCTGACCGATATATTGGTGGTGAAAACATGGAAGAAACTATTGCCAAGGTGGTTCAACAGAACCAACAAGGATTTAAATGTTCCATTGAATTTATGGGCGAAAGCACCAGGAATGAACAGGAGGCTATCCAGGCCACCGATGAATTTATTAAGATTGCGCAGGAGATCCGCCAACAAAATCTTCATTCCACGGTTTCTCTTGACCTCTCCCATATCGGACTGGCTGTTTCGGAAGAGCTGTGTTTTGACAACCTGATGGCAATATGTTCACAGACCGCCCAACATACAACAGAGGTCATCATTAGCGCGGAAGGGACAGACCGGACGGATGCCATTATAAAGACCTATAAACGGGCCGTGAAGGAATACCCCAACGTGGGCATAACACTGCAGGCCTATCTTTACAGGTCAAAAGAAGATTTCACTGAACTGTTGAAAGAGCCCGGCCGCATCAGGATCGTAAAAGGTGCATTTGAAACCGCGCCCCATCTATCTATGCCCAGAGGAGAACAATTAGATGAAGTATACCTTGACTATGTTGCTCAATTATTCACTGCCGGCCACCTCTGTTCAATTGCTACCCACCATGATAAAATACAACAAAGAGCAAAAGAGCTGATTCATCAATACAATCCGGACAAAAGCCGCTATGAATTCGAGAGCCTGTATGGTATACAGACACCCCAACTGGAAAAATTAAAAGCAGAAGGATATCCTACCAAATTATATTTCGTATATGGAAAAGAGTGGTATCTCTATTTATGTAATCGGCTGGCAGAATACCCGTTAAATATCTTCCAGGCATTGAACGATGTCGTGAGTTAA
- a CDS encoding DNA/RNA non-specific endonuclease: MSTKFVLLATLVIISLASCQKDTVIQPQSNQVTTNIARTESITTLSESFETGSKSAYAAANVSLTSGSWYFDDALIGNTSSDPRNGVASVRIRNTGQISMNFNAAGGAQTIKVSHAVYGSDGSSTWQLWVSTDGGSTYTQTGGTITTSSSSLQIATFTVNIAGSYRLSIRKISGGSNRINIDDVIVTTGDTDTTSADDSNLLLGNPSNAQPSIVLTQNYLKDQKYYIESYNSVRGEPNWVSWHIASADLGSAARQDNFRADATLPSGWYQVGANSYSGSGFDRGHNCPSADRTSTVDANSATFLMSNMIPQAPQNNQQTWANMENYVRSLVTAGNEAYVIMGSYGTGGTGSNGSANTINNGNVTVPSNVWKVVVVLPNGNGDLARISSSTRVIAVNTPNINTLNTDWKTYRTSVDAIEAATGYDLLSAVPANIQAVIEAKVDNL; encoded by the coding sequence ATGAGCACTAAATTTGTACTACTGGCAACACTTGTAATCATTTCCCTGGCATCATGTCAGAAAGATACAGTTATACAGCCGCAATCTAACCAGGTCACAACTAATATTGCAAGAACAGAAAGCATTACTACCTTAAGTGAATCATTCGAAACCGGTAGCAAATCAGCTTATGCAGCGGCAAATGTGAGCCTTACATCTGGCAGTTGGTATTTTGATGATGCTTTAATTGGAAACACATCATCTGATCCCAGGAATGGGGTTGCTTCTGTAAGAATTAGAAATACCGGACAAATTTCCATGAATTTCAATGCCGCTGGCGGCGCTCAAACCATTAAAGTCTCACATGCTGTTTATGGTAGTGATGGAAGTAGTACCTGGCAGCTATGGGTAAGTACCGATGGAGGATCAACGTATACCCAGACAGGAGGCACCATCACCACAAGTTCATCTTCATTGCAAATTGCCACCTTTACAGTAAATATTGCAGGCAGTTACAGATTGTCTATACGGAAAATATCGGGTGGCTCGAATCGTATTAACATCGATGATGTAATCGTAACTACTGGAGATACGGACACTACAAGTGCTGACGATAGTAATCTGTTACTGGGCAACCCTTCCAATGCACAGCCCAGCATCGTTTTAACGCAGAACTACCTGAAGGATCAGAAATATTATATCGAATCATACAATAGTGTACGAGGTGAGCCTAATTGGGTAAGCTGGCATATTGCTTCAGCTGATCTTGGAAGCGCTGCCAGGCAGGATAATTTCAGGGCAGATGCAACATTACCTTCAGGCTGGTATCAAGTTGGCGCCAACTCCTATTCTGGTAGTGGCTTTGATAGGGGGCACAATTGTCCTTCAGCAGACAGAACTTCTACAGTTGATGCCAATAGCGCCACTTTCCTTATGAGTAATATGATACCTCAGGCGCCCCAAAACAACCAACAGACGTGGGCGAACATGGAAAATTACGTTCGCTCTCTGGTTACTGCCGGTAATGAGGCATATGTGATCATGGGAAGCTATGGTACCGGAGGAACAGGTTCAAATGGAAGCGCAAATACAATCAACAATGGAAATGTTACCGTGCCAAGTAATGTTTGGAAGGTGGTAGTGGTACTGCCAAATGGAAATGGCGACCTCGCCAGAATTTCCAGCTCTACCCGGGTAATTGCAGTAAATACGCCGAATATAAATACCTTGAATACTGACTGGAAAACTTACAGAACCTCAGTGGATGCAATAGAGGCGGCAACAGGATATGACCTCCTGTCAGCAGTTCCGGCAAACATTCAAGCTGTGATAGAGGCTAAAGTTGATAATCTCTGA
- a CDS encoding SMI1/KNR4 family protein, whose product MDIRNINMNIGFNSYLVHFSPNQPLENALFQKILKAIPVDLPLEYVEFMREYNGGEGRIGQDGKYVRFWPLEELIEANEDYLVRDFAPGLFFIGSDGGDTALGIRLSAKSFIEVPFIGMADDEAIDRATGFENFLSYLESVHY is encoded by the coding sequence ATGGATATAAGAAATATTAATATGAATATCGGTTTTAACAGTTATTTAGTTCATTTTTCGCCAAATCAGCCGCTTGAAAATGCATTGTTTCAAAAAATATTGAAAGCAATTCCTGTTGATCTTCCCTTGGAATATGTGGAATTTATGCGTGAATATAATGGAGGAGAAGGGAGGATTGGTCAGGATGGAAAATACGTACGTTTTTGGCCACTAGAGGAATTAATAGAGGCTAATGAAGATTATTTAGTTCGCGATTTTGCACCTGGGTTATTTTTTATAGGTTCAGATGGAGGCGACACTGCATTGGGAATCAGATTAAGTGCGAAGTCGTTTATTGAAGTCCCTTTTATAGGAATGGCTGATGATGAAGCAATTGACCGTGCTACTGGTTTTGAAAATTTTTTGTCTTATTTGGAATCTGTCCATTATTAA